The window agaagcttggagggcttaggtacatcgggtagattaggcttggagggtctattgctgttcatgtatcccaactacattttctagtggattattgaccgcttgtagggcggcggagaggttttacgccgagggcttcggtttcctcttcgataacacatcgtgtgttgtccttgtgtttgcatctctcttccctttatctttgccttttattttctgctgtgaatgtgattttaattggcttagattgtttatcaattctgtattaagcttttgttcatgttccgcacattaattgtttgatataaagcttgaattggtaatttgtaatttgggggtctaaacgttcaaaggtgtttatacacgtttttgaactttcatagctaactaattagtgtcttgatttaataataaataacaatttttatgaatcaattatcaaatctatcaaaaaataaatagatttttttcttgaaaaacaaattttgtgtATATTGTTCAGGGATGAGAACAAGTTTTATCTAACCAATTACTATCTTgatttctttctaaaaaaaattactatcttgatttgataataaataatagttATTATGAATCAATTATcgaatatatattaaaaaaaggaaatatatttatttattataaaacaaatttcatgcaaagtttaggaatgaacacaaattttagtgtattggtttgataataaataatgataattatgcattaatatatttattttttaggattaATTGTAATCcgtccaaaaaaagaaatacattctttttttcttttttttttgttgataaatttgatagttacaactaTAGGCAAAATTTGCACCCTGGATTCTCAAACGGAAACACCATAAAATACAAGCTATCAAGGCTTTTggttatttattataaattttcaacTCATCATAAGGAAATCACCATAtgttgaaattctaaaaatgaaatatattaattttgttaCAATCTTTCAACTTACCATAATAAAATCACGGGCTTTGTTTTCGTTATGAAGATAAAGAAAAACCAATTTCACATGAGATATCCAAGACTGACATTATATAAGAACAAAAAGTTGTTATTATTGCAAACATTGAGAGCCTTTGTAATACAATGGAGTCCCTCAAGGCTTTTTTTCCTGTAATATTCAcacttctctctctatcttttgcTTATAATGATTTTGGTTCTCTAAATTATGAGATCAAGAGAACAGTTCCTAAAGGCCCAAATCCTATCAAGTCTCCTGGAACACCCCCAATGGAACATCCTATagttttaatgattttgattttctaaattatGAGATCAAGCGGAAAGTTCCTAGTGGCCCAGATCCTATACAATCTCCTAGATCACCTCTTGTAGGACATCCTACTATTTCTAATGATTTTGGTTCTTTAAATTATGAGATCAAGAGGAAAGTTCCTAGCGGCCTAGATCCTATACGGTCTCCTAGAACACCCCCTGTGGAACATCCTACTGTTTCTAATGATTTTGGTTCTTTAAGTTATGAGATCAAGAGGAAAGTTCCTAGCGGCCCAGATCCTATACAGTCTCCTAGAACACCCCCTGTAGAACATCCTACTGTTTCTAATGATTTTGGTTCTTTAAGTTATGAGATCAAGAAGAAAGTTCCTAGCAGCCCAGATCCTATACAGTCTACTGGAACACCCCTTGTAGAACATCCTATTGTTTCTAATGATTTCGGTTCTTTAAATTATGAGATCAAAAGGACAGTTCCAAAGGGCCCAAATCCTATCAAGTCTCCCACAGCACCCCCTATGGAACATCCTTTAGGTCCTAGTGGCACAGAGACTCTCGAGTCACCCCTtcaaaaatatatcaatatgtTGCCATGATGCTCCAAGATTTAGGTCACTTTAATTTGCTTCATGGAATTTCGGGCTAAGAATGGAGAGAGACTTTCATTCCAAATAATGTTAGCCTACATATTACCTACTacgaaaataaattataattatttgtaCTTATTTTCTAGGCATTTTGCCATAGAACATGGATGTTACATCAATAAGTGATAACAATAAAGTGACTGTGACtatattgtttaaatattttatgatCTTGCTTTGTTCTTTCATCCTTTTAAAATCAAGTTAACATccttacccaaaaaacaaaaaaaaaaaattgacattcaattaaaaaaaaacgttgATCTTGGTTATTTATGGGTTATTTATTTCCTcatatctttctttcttaaGTGACAGGGTAGGCTTTACACTtaaggtctgtttggttggaggtgGAATAaggaggataaaaaataaaagagaaaaaataaatgagagaaaataggcATGAGTTTTGTTTGGTAATAAGAGAACggatagattttttttggtggggcctaGGCATTTTCTCCCCTAGCTCACCAAACATTCatctctccaaattggagagaaaacatGCATGAAAACTTGTATTCTAGCTCAACAACGAAATTGCCTCCAATATTGTGCACAAATAACTAATAGGATAAATTACAAAACCCGTCATTGATATTTATAGAAATGACACTCTTCTATTGAGGCTTGTACAACATAATAGTTAAGTTCAATCTCTCTAAACTAATGGAATATtcctttcttaaaatgattctTACCTAAAAAAATGGATGGAATAACACTATTTTCCTTGAGGTTTGTCGAAGCAAAACAAttcccccaacccccccccccccccccaggtgtgtataaacaaataaaaatcattttaaaaatgaaatattccGATAGTAAAAACTTAACTATTTCACTTATACAAGAATATTCCGATTGTAAAAACTTAACTATTTCACTTATACACGCCTCAAGGGTGAAGCGTCATTTCTTGAAATGTTTGAGAAGTGTCATTTTATTAAACCTCATGTGAGGTTGGTGTAATTTTCCTAACTAATATCGTGCACGGTTTAATCACTAATTAATTATATGTAGATTGGAAAAAACTtccataatattaataaaattgattgaaaaatagatactaaattttaaatgaacaatttttatttttaaaactactTGACGATACCTATTGTAGAAGAAGACCGAGCTTTTTTAATCAAAGTCCACATAGCCTGGACCCGACCTGGACCCGCTtcgggtatttttttttaaacccatacCCAACCCTATTCCTTATCGGGCCGGGTCGGACCAGGTACTCGCAGGTCAGGCAGAAACTACCATCCCTAGTTTTGGCGGGTATGAATTTGTTATGTTCAAGTATTGGATCTAATAGTCAGGTTGTTTTCGGGTTTGAGTGGCCCAACTTGacccaatttttttctcttaaaaaaagaagaacccAACCCCTCTCTCTTGCTCATTTTTTTCTATGAAAATTTtcgtttgttttctttttctttggtcgGAAGGTGAAtaaattttaatgcaaaatgtctATGCAATAAGTCCAAGTTTAGTGGATATCGTTGTTGATGTTCAAGGAATTTAGGAAGCATGGATAGGTCATAAATATCAAATCATAACCTAGTGTGAATTGTTAGTGAGACGGGCAAGTCAATTATTGAGCCCAAGAGTAggtttcaattagctcaactagtaaagtttctaatggttgaataagagatctcgggttcaatccccgcctacaccaaaaacttattggtgtcttggtttaatgataacgagctattatcaggagcgaaCGTCATATGTTAAagctctctcaaaaaaattattgagcCCAAGAAAAGAAGAGCTAGTGTAAAATGGTGGACTTTAAAAATCTTTTATGTAAAGACTTCACAACACCCCTGAGAGAACTCAACCAAggcaaaaataattattagcaTTCAAAAATGCAATTAAACCATTCTGAAATTTTAAGCGTAATGGTacaatcacaaattattttacaatatttttacaaattgttactGTGgccaattttttattgatttttatctgGACTCACtaataacatcactttttttatttactaataatcactcattatatcagcagtttgtaaaaatgtttgatctctagcattttccaaattttaatgtttatttgataatatcaTAAGTATTAATGGTCGGTAAATGGATTTAATTACTCCTAAAAATTGATAGTGTTAAAGGAATTTCGTTAttgatttattacaaaaatgcgttggataaaaaaaaatcaagataaatCATAAATGTACCAAAGtcgacaacaacaaaaaaaaagaaaaaaaagataaatgtgTTGaacaaaaatcataaatgaagcaaagtatttttttttttttattgaaaagataaaaaaaataaacgaaCTACAATGAGTcacgtgtgtatatatatatattagttgaTATATATTACATAGTTAGTAGTGGACCGTACATAGTCATGATATGTTATGTAAattacttataaatttgaattttttttagttataaaaaaagcccataaatataaaatcattcaaatttctcttcctctaattttatatataaatttagatatattattagtttttttatttatttatattagactccttgttttctacactaaattaactcatttggcacaaaaatttaaaaacttaaattaaatggAACACGTGGCGTAAAATTAAACtataattgaaatccaatttttaaactaaattaacttggcacaaaaatttaaaaatttagattagatgggacatgtggcgcaaaattaaactatgattgaattccaatttgaaatctaattagattttcttttagctttgcctataaatatatatatatatatatatatatatatatataaatgagtgTTCTATGTTAGATTATTTAATGCTAAAATTCTACATGCACTATATTAGTTGTCAATGAAGAAAAAAGTACTCGTACTTTTCTCTCTAGGTTTCGGCGAAGCCTGGAGGTGTGAACTACTTTGCCTGTAGGCAATTTTCTTTCCCTGCTTAGACGGTGGAATCTGTATCTCAACATGAATGGAGGCAATCACAAACAAGTGTGCGAGCCTCAAGCTCTCAGAAAGGGAAGGAAGCGAAGTGGACCTAGCCCCTCTCGGAGTGGCCAAGGTTTGGTGTTGGTTGGGAAGTTTTGCACTAGACACAGAGTTAATTTAGAGGCTGTTGGGAGGGCATTAAGATCAGTCTGGAGAACAAACAAAGATTTTGAGGTAAGTGATATGGGAGAAAACAAAGACTTATTTCTGTTTTAGGATAAGGAGGATTTGGATAGGGTTTTATTGCAAGGACCATGTTCTTTTGATAAGTACATTCTTTTGCTACATAAATTAGAGGTGGGAGAGTTGGTCACATCTCTATCCTTTCACATGGCAGCGTTTTGGGTCCAGATTCATGGCTTACCAACATTGAGCCAAACTAGGGAAGCGGGTATACGTATTGGAAGTATTTTGGGCAAAGTCGAAAGAGTGGATGTAAGGGATAAAGGCTTCAGTTTGGGCAGCTATCTGAGGATTAAAGTAATCATGGACATCTCGCAACCATTGTGTCAAGGAAGAATGGTACGTATGGGTGGTTCGAAATCACggtgggttgaattcaagtatGAACAACTGCctgtattttgttatttatgcGGAAAAATTGATCCTGACGAGAAGGATTGTATTGACTGGATCTGTAGTGCGGACTCGATAAGTTCAGAAGACAAACAATATGGCCCGTGGATGCAGGCAGTTCCGGATCGGCTTTAGAAGCCGCATGTGGTGCTTGTGCAGCGAGCTGGGGAGAGAGATAGTGTTGAGTAGACCAGGGCGAAACAGGCAAAACGGGAGCAGCAGATTTCGCCGTAGACGGCAGTTTCAGCCAAGCAATCTCAGGCCTTTGACAAATCGGCGATAGACCATGAAGAGGCTGACGTGGAGGGTTTGACCTTAGGAAGCGCTAGAAGTATGGAGAAACAGAccgaaaataaaggaaaatgtgATTTTGAGAATCTGTTGAGAGAAATTGATGCCAAGATTTCAGGTAAGGCAAATACGGGGTGTAACGTGGTTAATGCTGACTCAATACGAATAATGGAAAATGTTGTGGTGAGTGCACAACACGAGGAAGCtattgggggggggggaggtttTAATACAGCGCCTTGGGTCTGGATTTAGTTGTAATAAGCCACAAGCTACAATGGGCCACATTGAAGATCACGTGGGTTTAGATGGTCCAAAAGCCATACTTACACAGGTACAggatttaaaagtttttcaagttGGGCCTATGAAGTTAGAGTTGAGTGGAAAGGGTAGTAATAAGAGATGCAAGAGCCCAACCCGAAGAAAGCCACATGCACATGCAACCAAGTCTGGAAAGGAAAACGTAGGACTATGTATTTCTACTTTGCAAAAGGAGAACGCCAAGGAGGACGTAAGTCAAATGGAGGTGGAGGAGTTGGATGTGGGGCCGAAACGAAAGGTACGTGCACCTCTATTAGAAGTAATGGATAACATTAAGGTTGGAAAGAAACTCAAGCTAGATGAGGAAGTTGTTGCTCTTGGGAAGTTGATGGCCACACAAATGGGATCGGAGGCGGTTACTGGGCAGCCCCATCCGGAACAATAAGTGCCATAGCTTGGAACTGTCGAGGGTTTGGGAACCCTCGAATAGTTGGCACTCTCCAAAAAGCAGTTTTGGAGGAAGATCCCACTTTGGTTTTCCTTATGGAAACCAAGTTTAAAGTTGAAGAAATGGTTGAGATCAAACGTAAGTTGGAAAGGAAACAAGGTCTGATTGTCCCTAGTGTACGGTGGAGTGGGGGCTTGGCTCTTTTATGGAAGGATTCGATGTCAGTGGATGTGCAGGCGTATTCTCAAAATCACATAGATGCAATTGTTATGAAGGAAGACGGGAACAAGAAATGGCGATTCACCGGTTTCTATGGCCATCCTAAAACCAACAAAAGAGAAGAGTCTTGGAGGTTGTTAGTGAACTTGAGCACCAGGAGTGATCTACCATGGGTTTGCATGGGAGATTTCAATGAGATCAGGCATAGGGGTGAGAAGGAAGGTGGTGGTGAGAGACCTGAATGGCAAATGAGAGCATTTTCTTCAGCTATTAACAAAAGCAAACTTAAAGACATGGGCTGTGTGGGACCAAAATTTACGTGGAGTAAACGGTTGGGTACAAGTGGGTGGGTCCGTGAGAGATTGGACCGGGCTTTGGTCTGTACAAATTGGACTTCTTTGTTCCCATGGGTCAAACTATACAATGTGGCAACTTGCTCATTAGACCACAACATGCTGATCCTTAAAGCTTCCCCACCTAAAAGTAGAAATAAAAGAAGGTAGCGGTTGTTTAGATTTGAAGCAATGTGGATTAAGGAGAGTGAATGTGATGGGGTAGTGAAAGAAGCTCAGGAGAGAGGTCGAAATTTGGGGGATCTAAACCAATTTGGGAGGTGCATGGAGGAGTGCAGAACCTTCTTGCAAAGCTAGAATAGCACCACTTTTGGCCATGTTGGTTAAAAAATAGCATCACTAAACAAGAAGTTTCAATGGCTTGAAAGCTTACCAGGGTGTGGGACAAACATGTAAGAGATACATGCTACAAAGG of the Quercus robur chromosome 10, dhQueRobu3.1, whole genome shotgun sequence genome contains:
- the LOC126703836 gene encoding gibberellin-regulated protein 14-like — its product is MESLKAFFPIKRKVPSGPDPIQSPRSPLVGHPTISNDFGSLNYEIKRKVPSGLDPIRSPRTPPVEHPTVSNDFGSLSYEIKRKVPSGPDPIQSPRTPPVEHPTVSNDFGSLSYEIKKKVPSSPDPIQSTGTPLVEHPIVSNDFGSLNYEIKRTVPKGPNPIKSPTAPPMEHPLGPSGTETLESPLQKYINMLP